One stretch of Muribaculum intestinale DNA includes these proteins:
- a CDS encoding glycosyltransferase, whose protein sequence is MDKKPVNIDLLFETSWEVCNKIGGIYTVLSTKAKTLQNLYKDKNIFIGPDVWTEDTPSPYFTPSRTVLKEWKAQAKLPYGITVRCGRWEVPGRPIVVLVKFDGLYQEKDSFYGRMWDLYGVDSLHAYGDYDEACAFSHAAGIVIESICDFVGIRDKNVVAHFDEWTTAMGLLYVKDVLPSVATIFTTHATCIGRSICGNGKPLYDYLRAYDGDQMARELNMESKHSLEKAAAHQADCFTTVSDITAIECEQLLQRRPVVTPNGFEQNFVPNKGKFPKVREAARKVLLNVASSLVGRKLPEDTFIVATSGRCEYRNKGIDLYLDAIARLRDLAPTRTVVAFVMVPAWCRDPRPDLQHTLPAKRKTRLPEPELTHTLNNPDSDPIICRIRQIGFANEKGDKVNVIYVPCYLNGADGIFNTAYYDLLIGMDATVFPSYYEPWGYTPLESVAFGVPTVTTTLSGFGQWVLATDENTFDACGVNVIARGDFNYDEVAARIANSLKYLISADQQQTTLIRSRAINLASLAAWSYFIEYYVDAFRIALDSARMRATED, encoded by the coding sequence ATGGACAAAAAGCCGGTAAACATCGACCTGCTGTTTGAGACAAGCTGGGAAGTGTGCAATAAAATCGGTGGTATTTATACGGTTCTTTCTACAAAGGCCAAGACACTACAGAATCTTTATAAAGACAAAAACATCTTCATCGGCCCCGATGTCTGGACAGAGGATACCCCCTCACCTTATTTCACTCCGTCGAGAACTGTGCTGAAAGAATGGAAGGCCCAGGCCAAGCTGCCCTACGGCATCACTGTGAGATGCGGGCGCTGGGAAGTGCCGGGACGCCCGATTGTGGTACTTGTAAAATTCGATGGCCTATACCAGGAGAAAGACTCTTTCTACGGACGTATGTGGGACCTCTATGGCGTAGATTCCCTGCACGCTTATGGCGACTACGACGAGGCGTGTGCCTTCTCCCACGCAGCCGGGATTGTGATTGAAAGCATCTGCGACTTTGTCGGGATACGCGACAAAAACGTTGTGGCCCACTTCGACGAATGGACGACGGCCATGGGTCTGCTGTATGTAAAGGATGTGCTCCCTTCGGTAGCGACCATATTCACCACCCACGCGACATGTATAGGCCGCAGCATATGCGGCAACGGCAAACCGCTGTATGATTATCTCCGTGCGTACGATGGCGACCAGATGGCGCGCGAGCTCAATATGGAGTCGAAACACTCCCTTGAAAAGGCCGCAGCCCACCAGGCCGACTGCTTCACTACCGTGAGCGACATTACCGCCATAGAGTGTGAACAGCTGCTCCAGCGGCGCCCGGTTGTGACCCCAAATGGATTCGAACAGAATTTTGTGCCCAACAAAGGAAAGTTCCCCAAGGTACGCGAAGCCGCACGTAAAGTACTGCTCAACGTAGCCTCTTCGCTTGTCGGAAGAAAACTCCCCGAGGATACATTCATAGTAGCCACATCCGGACGTTGCGAATACCGCAACAAAGGCATCGACCTATATCTTGATGCGATAGCGCGCCTACGCGACCTTGCCCCAACACGTACGGTAGTGGCGTTTGTAATGGTGCCCGCATGGTGTCGCGACCCGCGTCCCGATCTGCAGCACACACTCCCTGCCAAGCGCAAGACCCGCCTTCCCGAGCCGGAGCTTACCCATACTCTCAACAATCCCGATTCCGACCCGATTATCTGCCGCATACGCCAGATAGGATTCGCCAACGAAAAGGGCGACAAGGTCAACGTAATCTATGTGCCATGCTATCTCAACGGCGCCGACGGAATATTCAACACTGCTTATTACGATTTGCTGATAGGCATGGATGCCACAGTGTTCCCATCCTACTACGAGCCTTGGGGATACACCCCTCTCGAAAGTGTGGCTTTCGGTGTGCCTACCGTCACGACAACTCTTTCGGGATTCGGACAATGGGTGCTTGCCACCGACGAAAACACCTTCGACGCATGCGGTGTCAACGTTATAGCGCGAGGCGACTTCAATTACGACGAGGTAGCCGCACGTATCGCCAACTCTCTTAAATATCTGATATCAGCCGACCAGCAACAGACAACCCTCATACGCAGCCGTGCCATAAATCTGGCATCGCTTGCCGCGTGGAGCTATTTTATAGAATACTACGTAGACGCATTCCGAATCGCTCTCGACAGTGCCCGCATGCGCGCCACTGAGGACTGA
- a CDS encoding ROK family protein, with protein MHQNMKPYVVGIDIGGTNTVFGIVDARGNVVASSSIKTGRHADIKDYVEELKTSLNNLLEANDATDKIAGIGVGAPNGNYFTGAIEMAPNLPWKGRIPLAELLKEAFGVPVALTNDANAAAIGEMTYGVARGMKDFIMITLGTGVGSGIVVNGQLVYGHDGFAGELGHVIVKPSNGRMCGCGRTGCLEAYCSATGVARTAREFLETRTDKSLLRNLPIEGITSKDVYDAAVQGDKLAKEIFEYTGKIMGEAFANFIAFSSPEAIILFGGLSRSGELLMKPIKEAMDRNTLNIYKGKTKLLLSELKESDAAVLGASALGWEAR; from the coding sequence ATACATCAAAACATGAAACCTTACGTAGTAGGCATCGACATAGGTGGTACCAACACCGTGTTCGGTATAGTTGACGCACGTGGCAATGTCGTTGCCAGCAGTTCCATCAAAACAGGCAGACACGCCGATATCAAGGATTATGTAGAAGAGCTCAAGACTTCTCTCAACAATCTTCTTGAGGCCAACGACGCTACCGACAAAATCGCAGGTATAGGCGTGGGCGCTCCCAACGGCAACTATTTCACAGGCGCCATCGAAATGGCTCCCAACCTCCCATGGAAGGGAAGAATACCTCTGGCCGAGCTGCTTAAAGAAGCATTCGGCGTTCCTGTCGCCCTCACCAACGATGCCAATGCCGCAGCCATCGGTGAGATGACATACGGTGTGGCCCGGGGCATGAAAGACTTTATAATGATTACCCTCGGCACCGGTGTAGGTAGCGGTATCGTAGTCAACGGCCAGCTGGTATACGGTCACGACGGATTTGCCGGAGAGCTCGGTCACGTTATCGTGAAGCCCAGCAACGGACGTATGTGCGGCTGCGGTCGTACAGGATGTCTTGAGGCTTACTGCTCAGCCACAGGCGTAGCACGCACCGCCCGCGAATTCCTTGAGACACGCACCGACAAATCGCTCCTGCGCAACCTCCCTATCGAAGGTATCACATCCAAGGATGTATACGACGCAGCTGTACAGGGAGACAAACTTGCCAAGGAAATCTTTGAATATACCGGCAAGATTATGGGTGAGGCTTTTGCCAACTTCATCGCATTCTCAAGCCCCGAAGCAATCATACTGTTCGGCGGCCTGAGCCGTTCGGGCGAACTTCTGATGAAGCCTATCAAGGAAGCCATGGACCGCAACACACTCAATATCTATAAGGGAAAGACCAAACTGCTCCTTTCCGAGCTTAAAGAGAGCGATGCCGCCGTGCTTGGCGCAAGCGCACTTGGCTGGGAGGCCCGATAA
- a CDS encoding DUF4492 domain-containing protein, protein MIAPRQIAALPARIYRFYRDGFRSMTVGRYLWVLILVKLFILFFVFRLFFFPDVLQRDYADDAQRARAVRTSLIGSP, encoded by the coding sequence ATGATTGCCCCGCGCCAGATAGCCGCATTGCCGGCTCGCATATATCGCTTCTACCGCGACGGATTCCGCAGCATGACAGTCGGGCGGTATCTATGGGTGCTTATACTCGTTAAGCTATTCATCCTGTTTTTCGTGTTCCGGCTGTTCTTTTTCCCCGATGTGCTCCAACGCGACTATGCCGACGACGCTCAACGCGCCCGGGCTGTGCGCACCAGCCTCATAGGCTCACCCTGA
- a CDS encoding cytochrome ubiquinol oxidase subunit I → MDDLFTVVDWSRWQFALTAMYHWLFVPLTIGLALIVAIMESIYVRTRAVKWLAMTKFWMLLFGINFAIGVATGIILEFEFGTNWSNYSWFVGDIFGAPLAIEGIVAFFMESTFIAVMFFGWKKFSPGFHLAATWLTAAGTCLSALWILIANAWMQQPVGMEFDPAQMRNVMADFWGVVTSDTAVAKFTHTVASAWTLAGVFVIGVSSWWIIRKRNVEMALDSIKVAAWVGGAGILVTLATGDMSAINVARHQPMKLAAMEGLYRGSCGQEIVATGILNPDKKAGDDTTDPYLFDISIPYGLSFLATHDPHSFVPGINDLIDGIELTPEGDTIHTVSYAERIVRGRQAHEALRAYDAAAVAGDKEAMDAALVDLKADYPYFGYGYLDSPEEAVPPVAMTFYSFHIMVIAGGYLLLFFAFAFVGSYWRRQWLTNKWACIVGMLSIVIVWICSQAGWITAEVGRQPWVIQDILPTRAAISDIAASSVITTFFMFAVVFTVLLVAEMSIMATQINKYSKENINEIAKS, encoded by the coding sequence ATGGACGACTTATTTACCGTAGTTGACTGGTCGCGGTGGCAGTTTGCCCTTACAGCCATGTACCATTGGCTGTTCGTACCGCTTACCATCGGTCTGGCCCTGATAGTGGCCATCATGGAGAGTATCTATGTACGCACGCGTGCCGTCAAATGGCTCGCAATGACCAAATTCTGGATGCTCCTGTTCGGCATCAATTTTGCAATCGGCGTGGCCACAGGCATCATACTCGAGTTTGAGTTCGGCACCAACTGGTCAAACTACAGCTGGTTTGTAGGCGATATCTTCGGAGCCCCTCTTGCCATCGAGGGGATAGTCGCATTCTTCATGGAATCGACATTTATCGCCGTAATGTTTTTCGGCTGGAAGAAATTCAGCCCCGGATTCCACCTTGCGGCCACATGGCTCACCGCCGCCGGCACATGCCTGTCGGCACTATGGATTCTTATCGCCAACGCATGGATGCAGCAGCCTGTGGGCATGGAGTTTGACCCGGCACAGATGCGCAACGTCATGGCCGACTTCTGGGGTGTGGTTACCTCTGACACCGCTGTCGCCAAGTTTACACACACGGTGGCGAGCGCATGGACTCTCGCCGGAGTGTTTGTAATCGGTGTAAGCTCGTGGTGGATAATCCGCAAGCGCAACGTCGAGATGGCGCTCGACTCGATAAAGGTGGCCGCATGGGTAGGAGGAGCCGGCATACTCGTGACTCTAGCCACAGGCGACATGTCGGCAATAAATGTAGCCCGCCACCAGCCTATGAAGCTCGCCGCCATGGAAGGCCTCTACCGCGGCTCATGCGGCCAGGAGATTGTGGCCACAGGCATTCTCAATCCCGACAAGAAAGCCGGCGACGACACTACCGACCCGTATCTGTTTGATATCAGCATACCTTACGGACTGTCATTCCTCGCCACACACGACCCCCACAGCTTCGTGCCCGGCATCAACGACCTCATCGACGGCATCGAACTTACTCCGGAGGGCGACACTATCCATACTGTAAGCTACGCCGAGCGCATTGTGCGCGGCCGACAGGCTCATGAAGCCCTACGGGCCTACGATGCGGCCGCAGTCGCCGGCGACAAGGAGGCCATGGATGCGGCGCTCGTCGATCTAAAGGCCGACTATCCCTATTTCGGCTACGGCTATCTTGACTCTCCGGAGGAAGCGGTTCCGCCAGTGGCAATGACATTCTACTCGTTTCATATCATGGTGATTGCCGGAGGCTATCTGCTGCTCTTTTTCGCATTCGCATTTGTAGGCAGTTACTGGCGCCGGCAGTGGCTTACCAACAAGTGGGCATGCATCGTCGGCATGCTGTCGATAGTGATTGTATGGATTTGTTCGCAGGCCGGATGGATTACCGCCGAAGTGGGCCGCCAGCCGTGGGTCATCCAGGACATCCTGCCTACACGTGCGGCAATAAGCGACATCGCGGCATCATCAGTGATAACCACATTCTTCATGTTTGCAGTGGTGTTTACCGTGCTTCTCGTGGCGGAAATGAGCATAATGGCCACCCAAATCAACAAATACTCGAAAGAGAACATTAACGAAATCGCTAAATCATGA
- a CDS encoding cytochrome d ubiquinol oxidase subunit II — protein MTFLLQEYWWFLISVLGAALVFLLFVQGGQSMLMCTRSNDERNLMVNSIGTKWELTFTTLVVFGGAFFASFPLFYSTSFGGAYWLWILILFTFVAQAVSYQYRRKRGNLYGTRFFDILLVISGALGCFLLGVAVSMMFFGADFKVTMGNILDPGSPVISQWGAGHGWEAIFCWRNWILGFAVLFLARTQCALYYMNNIQAGDTFFNLCRRRVLVNGIIFVVFFLAFVALLLTHTGLQTTGLHSFEPVPYKYFHNYVDMWWCLVLFLAGVVMVLYAVGKSVFASHYTKGIWWSGIGTVLVVLTLFWVAGYNDTPYYPSIADTASSLTIFNSSSTQFTLKVMSVVSLLVPFVVAYIAYVWYKMNARPLTPAEMDSDHHSY, from the coding sequence ATGACATTCTTACTCCAGGAGTACTGGTGGTTTCTGATTTCGGTGCTTGGCGCCGCGTTGGTGTTTCTGCTCTTTGTACAGGGCGGCCAGTCGATGCTGATGTGCACGCGCAGCAACGATGAGCGCAATCTGATGGTCAACTCCATAGGCACGAAATGGGAACTTACGTTCACTACGCTGGTAGTGTTCGGAGGCGCGTTTTTCGCGTCGTTCCCGCTGTTCTACAGCACAAGTTTCGGGGGCGCCTACTGGCTTTGGATTCTCATCCTGTTTACCTTTGTAGCCCAGGCTGTCAGCTACCAGTACCGACGTAAGAGAGGCAATCTCTACGGCACCCGTTTCTTCGACATTCTGCTGGTAATCAGCGGCGCGTTAGGCTGCTTTCTGCTCGGAGTAGCCGTCTCGATGATGTTTTTCGGCGCCGACTTCAAGGTGACTATGGGCAATATACTTGACCCCGGCTCGCCTGTGATATCACAATGGGGTGCCGGACATGGCTGGGAGGCGATATTCTGCTGGCGCAACTGGATTCTGGGATTCGCGGTGCTGTTCCTTGCCCGCACACAGTGTGCGCTTTATTATATGAACAACATTCAGGCCGGCGATACATTCTTCAACCTGTGCCGCCGCCGTGTGCTTGTCAACGGCATTATCTTCGTTGTGTTCTTCCTGGCATTCGTGGCATTGCTGCTCACTCATACCGGACTACAGACTACCGGACTGCACAGCTTCGAGCCGGTGCCCTACAAATATTTCCACAACTATGTGGATATGTGGTGGTGTCTGGTGCTGTTCCTCGCAGGAGTGGTGATGGTGCTATATGCCGTCGGTAAGTCGGTGTTTGCCAGCCATTACACCAAAGGCATATGGTGGTCGGGCATCGGCACCGTGCTTGTGGTTCTTACTCTGTTCTGGGTAGCCGGATACAACGACACTCCCTATTATCCCTCGATAGCCGACACAGCGTCGTCGCTTACCATATTCAACAGTTCGTCGACACAGTTCACTCTCAAGGTAATGAGCGTAGTCAGCCTGCTCGTACCGTTTGTTGTGGCATACATCGCCTACGTATGGTATAAGATGAATGCCCGTCCGCTCACTCCGGCCGAGATGGACTCCGACCATCACAGCTATTGA